The Marinomonas sp. CT5 genome contains the following window.
TAAAGACCCATCCAAAGTTGACCGTTCAGCAGCTTATGCTGGTCGTTATGTAGCGAAGAATATCGTAGCGGCGGGTCTTGCTGACAAGTGTGAAATTCAAATTTCCTATGCCATCGGTGTTGCTGAGCCAACATCAATTAGTATCAATACGTTTGGTACTGGCAAAGTGAGCGATGCCATCATTTCTCAATTGGTTCGTGAGCATTTTGAATTGCGTCCAGCAGGCTTGATTCAGATGCTAGACCTAAAGCGTCCAATCTACTTACCAACAGCGGCTTATGGCCACTTTGGTCGTGAAGGCGACAACTTCACATGGGAAAAAACGGACAAAGCCGACGCATTGCGTAAAGCAGCTGGTTTATAATTTTCTAATTTTCCGCTATAAAGCCTTTTTTAACCGTATTATTTCACGGTTGAAAAAGGCTTTTTTATTTCTATACACACCCAACCATAGGAAACACTGCAAAAAATGCGTATTCCACGAATTTTTATCGATACCGAACTCAATGAGAATACGACAATTACATTACCGGATTCTGCTTTTCAGCACCTATGTAAAGTTTTGCGTTTGAAATCAGACCACCCTATTCGTGTGTTTAATGGCCAAGACTTTAATGGTACAGCCGGTCAATTTAATGCCACACTGTGTGATGTTGAAAAGCGCTCAGCGAATATTCACATAACCCATTTCGAAGCGTTAGATAATGAATCACCTATTCAAGTGACAATCGGACAAACCTTGTCCCGTGGCGAACGAATGGATTACGCCATCCAGAAATCGGTTGAAGCTGGCGTCTTTGCAATCCAGCCCCTTTTTAGCGAGCGCTGTGAAGTCAAACTGCAAGATAACCGAGCAGAAAAGCGTCTCCAACACTGGCAACAGGTCGCCATTAGCGCAGCAGAACAATGTGGTCGTGGAGTCGTTCCAGTTGTCTATCCACCGATGGAATTAAATGAATGGGTTGCCAATTGTAAAGAAATGTTAAAACTTACTTTGCATCATCACAGTGCAAAGCCTATTCGCCAGTATGAAAAGCCATCCAACAATCAGGTTGCTTTATTAATTGGGCCAGAAGGCGGATTAAGTGAAAAAGAAGTGCAACTGTCTGAAAATTCAGGATTTAGTGCCATTACTTTAGGACCAAGAGTCTTAAGAACAGAAACCGCTCCGATTGTTGCTCTTAGTGTTATAAATGCAATTTGGGGAGATATTTAGCAAATCTCTACAAGTTGCATGTACTCACAGAATTGTTACATCTTCCGATTCTAAATGGTCTTATCATTTAATCAGAATCTTTAAAGGACAAATGATTATATGTTTTATCGAATAGCTTTAACTTGCATAGTTTATGTAGGGACAACGTTTCTACCTTCAGTAGCGCACGCAATTACGCTAGAAGAGGCCACGTATACGGCCATAGAAAATAGTCCAAAAGTTAGACAAGCTATTGCTAAATATCGTGAGTCCAAAGAAAGTGCCGATATTGCTCTTCGCACTGGTTATTACCCTAGCGCTAACCTTTCCGCAGGAATTGGGCATGAAACAACCTATGGGGACAACACCAACCCAGATAATGTTGATCTTACACGTCGAGAACTGACACTTTCGCTTAACCAACCTCTATTCAATGGTTTTTCAACAAAAAATGATATTGAACGTTTAAATAGTGAAGCAGAAGCGGATCGTTGGGGGGCTTTAATATCTGTAGAGAACACTGCTCTTGAGGTCGCACAAGTATACGCCAATATTTTACGCTACCGTGAACTCGTTCATTTAGCTCAAATGAACTTAGACACACATGAACGCATATATGGACAAATCAAACTAAAAAGCGACACTGGAATTGGTAGACAGTCTGACTTAAGCCAAATCACCGCCCGTCTTGCCAAAGCTCATGCAAATTATTTCGCCGCCGTCAACAACCTACAAGATGCTGAAAGCAACTACAAAAACATCGTTGGTGAGTTACCACCAAAAGACCTTATTTACCCGGTACCAGATAGAGCCTTACTCCCTCAAGACCTTGATTCTGCCATCGCAGAATCATTAAAGAAAAATCCAGCGATCGAAGGATCTCGTTGGGACGTTGCAGCGACAGAAAGCACTCAAAAAATAGCCGACGCAGACAATTACCCAACAATCAACTTCGTTTTAGAGCGGACATGGAACAATAATTTAGACGGTACAAAAGGACCTAGCGAAGATTTATTAGCCATGATTCGCTTAAATTACAACCTTTATAGCGGCGGTTCACATAAAAACAAAAAAGAGGTAGCTGTCCAACAAAATACCCAAGCAACTGAAATTCAGCGCAACACCATTCGTGATACTGAACTTACCGTTCGCTTAGCATGGGCAGCCTTTCAGGCAACCACAGGCCAGAAAGAGCATATCCGTCAATATGTTATTGCAACCAAAGAGTCGCAAGTTGCTTACGAAAAACAATTTCGTCTAGGTCGTCGCACCCTTTTAGATGTTTTAGATAGTGAAAATGAGCTGTTCCAAGCACGCCAAGATTATGTGAATGCGGATTACGATGAGCTTTTCTCTGAGTTCCGTTTATTTAATGCTAAAGGCGAGCTGATGCGAGCTTTCCGCATATATCGTCCACAAGTTCTTGGTTTCAATGATGAGTTTGACAAGGCCAAAGCACGGCCAACGCCTAAGCCTACTGCAACGGACGAACTAGAAAAGGCTGAAGCAGAAGCAGAAGCAGAAGCAGAAGCAGAAGCAACTGTAAAAGAAACGGTACCAACCCAACTTCCAACAACACCAGCAGACGACTCAAAGAAAAAAGAAAGTGAGCTTTTTCTTGATGCCAATGAAAACACAGGCAGCTGGTAATACGTCAAATAACTATGACTAACAACAGCGCGATTGAGCCTTTACTGTAAAAAAGGTCCAATCGCTGTTTGCTGCCTAAAGAAAAGCGCTAACATCTACATCGTCGCTTTCTTATGCAAACCAAGTTATATACAAAACATGGGTGTTTTTTCTTCTCAGCGCCCCCATATTTCTATAGCATCAACACCTATTAACAGATTAAACAAAGCATCAACATAGTGCTTTCGCTTTGGGAACCGCCTTATGACTATCAAACTCGGCATTGTTATGGATCCGATTTCATCCATAAACTACAAAAAAGACACTTCACTCGCCATGCTATGGGCGGCGGCTGAAAAAGGCTGGCAACTCATTTATATGGAGCAGAAGGACCTATTTTTAGACAATGGCAAAGCCTATGCGATGGCTCGCCCATTGAACGTTTATAAAGATCCAGACCATTTTTACGACCTAGGTGAAGAAACCAAAATGGCCTTGGGTGAAATGGACGTCATTCTGATGCGAAAAGACCCTCCGTTTGACAGCGAATTTGTCTACAGCACCATGATTCTAGAGCAAGCAGAACGAGATGGCGCACTCGTAGTCAATGACCCAAAAAGCTTGCGTGACTGCAACGAGAAACTTTTCGCCACTCAATTTCCACAGTGTTGCACACCCGTGTTAGTAACAAGACGTGCCGATTTGTTAAAGCGCTTCCATAAAGAACATGGCGATGTGATTTTTAAGCCGCTAGACGGCATGGGCGGCAGCTCAATTTTTCGCATCAAGCCAGATGATTCAAACATTAGCGTAATTATTGAGACCCTTACCAATATGGGGACAGAACAAATCATGGCGCAGAAATTTATCCCCGAAATTAAAGACGGAGATAAACGTATTTTAGTCGTAAATGGTGAGCCAGTTCCTTTTGCTCTAGCCCGCATCCCTGCATCAGGTGAAACTCGTGGCAATTTGGCCGCTGGCGGACGTGGTGAAGGTCGACCTCTGACTGATCGTGACCGCTGGATTTGCGAGCAAGTTATCCCATCATTGAAAGAAAAAAACCTCATGTTTGTTGGCTTAGATGTGATCGGCGATTATCTTACAGAAATCAACGTCACCAGCCCAACCTGTGTTCGTGAACTAGACACTCAATTCGACCTAAATATCGCCATGATATTAATAGAAGCTATAGAAACGCGTCTTCAGTAATATAAAAATGCGAGTAAGAGATACGTTTTCTATTGCACTTTTCATCGCCATTAGCCTTCATGTGCTAATGGTGATGATTGTTGGTTTCGATATCACTATGCCAACACCTAAGCCTAAAACTCTTGAGGTAACACTGGTTCAGCATAAAACCAAAGCACCTTTAGAAGCCGACTTTATCGCCCAAGCGAACCAACAAGCTAGTGGCACAGAATTACGTAAACAAAAGCTAACCACCACAGAGGAAGCCCGCTTCTTAGCCGATACTATTCAGGAAATATCTCCACCGATTCAACCCCAGTTAGCTTCTGCTGAGCCTATTGACGAACCGAGCTTATTAACCACAAAAGACCAAGAAGCAGCTTTTGAAGTTGTCAAAGATGTGGAAAACGAGCCAAAAACACTAGAAGAAAAGTTTCGTGGTGAAACCCAAATTCCAAGTCATATATCGAACGATATTGCGACGCTAGAAGCATTGTTAGATCAACAACGTCAATCCTACGCCAAGCGACCTAGAATACGCCGACTTACATCTGTATCGGCAAAAGCCGCAGTCGATGCAAAATATCTCGACGATTGGCGTCGTAAAATTGAACGTATTGGCAACATTCATTATCCAGAAGAAGCCAAGCGCAACCATCTTTATGGAGAGCTACGCCTAGCAGTCATTTTGCTGCCAA
Protein-coding sequences here:
- a CDS encoding 16S rRNA (uracil(1498)-N(3))-methyltransferase; protein product: MRIPRIFIDTELNENTTITLPDSAFQHLCKVLRLKSDHPIRVFNGQDFNGTAGQFNATLCDVEKRSANIHITHFEALDNESPIQVTIGQTLSRGERMDYAIQKSVEAGVFAIQPLFSERCEVKLQDNRAEKRLQHWQQVAISAAEQCGRGVVPVVYPPMELNEWVANCKEMLKLTLHHHSAKPIRQYEKPSNNQVALLIGPEGGLSEKEVQLSENSGFSAITLGPRVLRTETAPIVALSVINAIWGDI
- a CDS encoding TolC family outer membrane protein, producing the protein MFYRIALTCIVYVGTTFLPSVAHAITLEEATYTAIENSPKVRQAIAKYRESKESADIALRTGYYPSANLSAGIGHETTYGDNTNPDNVDLTRRELTLSLNQPLFNGFSTKNDIERLNSEAEADRWGALISVENTALEVAQVYANILRYRELVHLAQMNLDTHERIYGQIKLKSDTGIGRQSDLSQITARLAKAHANYFAAVNNLQDAESNYKNIVGELPPKDLIYPVPDRALLPQDLDSAIAESLKKNPAIEGSRWDVAATESTQKIADADNYPTINFVLERTWNNNLDGTKGPSEDLLAMIRLNYNLYSGGSHKNKKEVAVQQNTQATEIQRNTIRDTELTVRLAWAAFQATTGQKEHIRQYVIATKESQVAYEKQFRLGRRTLLDVLDSENELFQARQDYVNADYDELFSEFRLFNAKGELMRAFRIYRPQVLGFNDEFDKAKARPTPKPTATDELEKAEAEAEAEAEAEATVKETVPTQLPTTPADDSKKKESELFLDANENTGSW
- the gshB gene encoding glutathione synthase, translating into MTIKLGIVMDPISSINYKKDTSLAMLWAAAEKGWQLIYMEQKDLFLDNGKAYAMARPLNVYKDPDHFYDLGEETKMALGEMDVILMRKDPPFDSEFVYSTMILEQAERDGALVVNDPKSLRDCNEKLFATQFPQCCTPVLVTRRADLLKRFHKEHGDVIFKPLDGMGGSSIFRIKPDDSNISVIIETLTNMGTEQIMAQKFIPEIKDGDKRILVVNGEPVPFALARIPASGETRGNLAAGGRGEGRPLTDRDRWICEQVIPSLKEKNLMFVGLDVIGDYLTEINVTSPTCVRELDTQFDLNIAMILIEAIETRLQ
- a CDS encoding energy transducer TonB gives rise to the protein MRVRDTFSIALFIAISLHVLMVMIVGFDITMPTPKPKTLEVTLVQHKTKAPLEADFIAQANQQASGTELRKQKLTTTEEARFLADTIQEISPPIQPQLASAEPIDEPSLLTTKDQEAAFEVVKDVENEPKTLEEKFRGETQIPSHISNDIATLEALLDQQRQSYAKRPRIRRLTSVSAKAAVDAKYLDDWRRKIERIGNIHYPEEAKRNHLYGELRLAVILLPNGYVDDIEVLHSSGVRVLDDAAMRIVRLAEPFQVFPSELKKEVDKLEIIRTWRFVPGNQLRSK